The genomic window TGCCTTCGATGCGTTCCAGCGTCGGGTAACGCAGGCCGTCGTGGTAGTCGATACTGAGCGTGCGGTAGACATCCATTTCCTTGACCAGCAGGCGTACCGGCTGCTTGCTGTCCTTGGCTGCGCGTACTGCTTCTTCCAGTTCGTCGGCGCTGTACTGCAGGTCATTCACCGCCAGCACCTGCATGCCGGTGCCAACACCGGCATTGAACGCGGCGCTGTCCCAACGCACTTCATTGACGTAACCGGCAGGGCTCAGCGACACCCCCAGCGAATAGATGAAGTTGGCACCACGACCCTTCATCATCGCCTTGAAGTAGGCGCTGGGTTTGTCCTTGTAGACCAGCTTCCAACCCGCTGCCTCGATACCGCCAACCAGGCCGGCGCGATGATCCACACGCTCAGCCAGGAACTTCGACCAGTCGCCGGTGGGCTGCACCTGCTCCAGGGTCGCGGCGACATCGTCGAAGGTATAGGTGTCAGGGCGTTCCCATTGGCCGTCGTTCTGGCCAAAGAATGCCTTGGCGAAATCGTCCAGGCTGCGCTTGCCGCCGCTGAGCGTGCGCAGGCGCACGTCGGCTTCCAGCCACAGCATCTGTCCGCCCTGGTAGTAATCCTCGCTCATCTGGTAGCCGCGGTAGGGCTTGGGCTTGCGACGGGCGATCACCGGGTCGTTGGTGGTGTCGCCCAGCGAACGCCACTCCAGGCCGGGGCGATTGTCGGCATAGGTGGCCGCCGCCATCGCCAGCGCATCGCGCGAGGCTTCCTGCGGCCGGATGCCGGCGCGGGCAGTCAGCACATTGCCCCAGTACTGGGTCTGGCCTTCGTATACCCACAGCAGGCTGCCCTGCATCGGCACGTTGTAGTTCAGCGTGGCCAGGTCGGCCGGGCGGCGGTACTTGCCATCCCAGGAATGGGTGTATTCGTGGCCGAGCAGATCGCTGCTGCCGATCTTCGCGTCCCAGCCGCTGAAGTAGTCGCGGTCTTCGCTGTTCTCGCTGGAGCGCTGGTGTTCCAGGCCGATACCGCCGAGCTGGTTGGTCACCGCGAACAGGAAATCGTAGTGGTCGTAATGCTCGGCACCAAACAGCTTGCGTGCCTGGGTGACCAGCGCGCGGTGCTGTTCGATGTGCTCGGGCTTGGCTTCCAGGTCCTTGGCGCGATCGGCAAACACATTCAGGCGTACCGGGCGGGTGCCGGCCGGGGCCAGCTCGAACATGCGGTGGTAGCGGCCGGCGAACACCGGCGAGTCGACCAGGATTTCGAGATTGGTCGGCGCGTAGTTGACGGTATCGCCATTGCGGCTGGCCATGGTCAGCGCGCTGGCCGCGTCCCAGCCCTGCGGGTAGCGTGCACTGGCCTGGTAGGTGATGGCATGCGCGGCGTGGCCGGCCGGGTACAGCAGCATCGCATTCCACTGCAGGTTGAGCATGTTCGGCGTCATCACCGTGCGGCCCTGCGCCGAATCGGTGGGACTGAGGAACTGGAAGTCCATGCGCAGTTCGCTTACGCCCTCGGGCACCTGCACGTTGAAGGTGTAGACATCGAGCGGGTCACGCACCCACTGCAGGCGCTGGCCATTGGCATTGATCACCAGGCCGGCCAGTTTCTCGATCTGGCCGGTGGGCGAATGGCTGCCCGGCAACCAGGCCGGGTAATGGAAGCGCTGCAGGCCCGGTTGTACCGGCACCGTCTGCCGCACCTTGAACACGCGCTGGCCCAGGTCGGTGGCGTCGATCTCCAGGCGGATGGTGCCCGGGTACGCGGCTTCGCTGATCTTCACCCCACGTGCATCGACATCAGCCACCTGCGGCGACGCATAGGCCAGACCCATGGCGGCCATCAGGGCCACCCCCAGTACTGCAGGACGGAACACATGCATCGGCAACCTCTGGCTTATCTGAGAGGGCCATGATGCGACAAGCCTGCTGGGCATGACACGGGCCGATGGTCATCTGTGGGGGTTTTGGCTTTGCGGGTTCTGGTTGTTGTGGGAGCGGTGTAAGCCGCGAAGCCGGCAATGCCTGTGGGTTCGGCATTGCTGGCTTCGCGCATCGCCTCGGTGTGGATCTGGTTGTCTGCTGCTGCGGGAGAAACAGTGGCTTCGCGGCTTATGCCGCTCCTACAAGGCAACAGTGGCTTCGCGGCTTACGCCGCTCCTACAAATGACAATCAGGTCCTTACAAATATCTCCACGCGGCGGTTGAGTTGGCGGCCGCCGGGGTTGTCCTTGCCGTTGACCTCGTTGGCTGCCACCGGCTGCGTTTCGCCATAGCCGTGCGCGCTGGCATCGGTGGCACTGCCGCGCTCGCGCAAGGCCGCCAGCACGGCCAGTGCGCGGCGTTCGGACAGGTTCTGGTTGTAGTCGTCGCTGCCCTTGGCGTCGGTATGCCCACGGATCTCCATCGCGCTGGAAGGTACCTTGCCCAGCGCCGTTGCCAGCACATCCAATACCTTGCCGGCGTCGGGACGGATGGCGTCCTTGTCGAAATCGAACAACACCTTGTCATTGAGCGTGATGACGTAGCCGCAAGGCGCACCGGAGGGCTTGAACTTGTCCAGCAGCGGGAAGGTTCCCGCCGGCGGCAAGGGCGGCAACGGTGCCATCTTCACTTCGCGCGGCACCGCACCGATGGTGCCGGTGCCGTCGCCACGGTTTTCAACGATGCCCTCCGGGCCGCCGATCCACTTGCCCGAGCCGTCGGCGTTGATCTCGATGTGGCCGTCGCTACCCACCCAGCTGCCGGAGCCGTCGCCATGGTTGGCGATGGTGCCAAAGCTGCCCACCCAATTGCCACCGCCCTTGCCATCCAGTTCGATGGTGCCGTGCTCACCCACATAGGTGCCGGAGCCATCCGCCTCCACTTCAAACGTGCCGGCATCGTTGACGACACTGCCGCTGCCATCGGGCTTCACCTGCACCACGCCGTCGCCGGTGATCGCCTGGCCACTGCCATCGGCGCCGATAGTGAAAACGCCATGCCCGCCTATGCGCTCCAGGTTGCCCTGCGCGTCGACATTGGTGAAGCCGCTTTCATTGACCAGGCCGCCGTCGGTGGCGCAATTGGCCGGGCGCACGCTGATGCCGGCCAGCGGATCGATCAGCGATTGCATCGACAGCTCCAGCCGCTTCTGCGCCGGGCCGCTGCCGATGATGCTGGGCACCAGGATGGTCGGTATCACCGGGAACTCGATGCTGCCGGCGGTGAGCACCTCGCTGCCGGCCGGTGCTGCTGCCGGTGCGGCCGCAGCGGGTGTTTCAGGTGTTGCGACAACGGCTTTATCGGGGGATGGCCCGCGCCCGCAGGCAGCGACCAGAACGGTGGCACAGGCCAGTGACACGACAGCAACACGCATGCAGCAACTCCCTTTGTGCGAAGCCGCCATTTTTGCCAGCGCGGCGTTCAATTTCCGTGACCATCACCGGCTTGCCGCTCAGGATTCATCCAGCGCCGCGAACGATGCGGCCAGGTGGTCGATGAACAAACGCACCGACGGCAGCAGGCCACGCCGTGACGGGAACACGGCGTGGATGATCTCCTTCGGCGGTGCCCAATCCGGGGCCACGTTGACCAGCTGCCCTGCCTGCAGCGCATCGCGCACGATCATTGTTGGCAACTGCGCCACGCCCACGCCCGCAAGTGCGGCCGCGCGCAGCGCCGTCATGCCACGGGTTATCAGGCGGGGATGATGCGGTACTTCGGCACTGGCGCCTTCCGGGCCGATCAGGCGCCAGACGTGCTCACCCTGCGGCACGCCCAACGCAACGCTGGGCAATAGATGCAGATCGGCCGGGCCCTGCGCATGGCCGTGGGTGTCCAGCAGCGAGGGCGCCGCTACCAGGCACTGGGTGCGCTCGCCCAGCACCTTCAGCACCAGCTCGCTGTCTTCCAGTGGTGGTGGGCGCACGCGGATGGCGACGTCGAAGCCTTCGGCGATGACATCGACGCGGCGGTTGGTGGCGTCCAGGTGCACTTCCACGTCCGGGCAGTGCGCCATGAAATCGGCCACCATCGCTGCCACCCGGAAATCCAGCAGCATGGTCGGGCAGCTGACCCGCACCACGCCGCGCGGCTGCGAGCGGGTCACCTCGATCGACTCGGCAGCCGCCTCGGCTTCGACCAGCATGGCGCGGCAGTGGGCGTAGAAGGTCTGGCCGATCTCGGTGACCGAGAAGTGGCGGGTGGAACGCTGGATCAGCCGCACGCCCAGGCGTTCCTCCAGCAGCGCGATGCGCCGGCTGAGCTTGGACTTCGGCTCGCCCAGCGCGCGCCCGGCCGGGGCAAAACCACCGTGCTCGACCACCTTGGCGTAGTAGTACAGGTCGTTCAGGTCCTGCATGCCGGCTCCAGCGTTCACCAAATAGGACTATGAGACCATTTTTTGCCGTCTACCGGCGTGATCGTCCCAAATCTATCTTTACTCCATCGCTGGCGCACCCCGCGCCGCCCAAGGAGCAGACAGATGAAGAAGATCAGTGGCCTGTATAGCGCCCCCCGCCCGCATTGGGTTGGTGATGGCTTCCCGGTCCGTTCGTTGTTTTCGTACAACACCCATGGCCGCCAGCTCAGCCCGTTCCTGCTGCTGGACCATGCTGGCCCGGCCGAATTCAGCCCCACCGACAGCCCGCGCGGCGTTGGCCAGCATCCGCACCGTGGCTTCGAGACCGTCACCATCGTCTATGACGGCGAAGTAGCGCACCGCGACTCCACCGGCGCCGGTGGCGAGATCGGCCCGGGCGACGTGCAGTGGATGACCGCTGCCTCCGGCATCCTGCACGAGGAGTTCCATTCCGAGGCGTTCACCCAGCGCGGCGGCAAGCTGGAAATGGTGCAGCTGTGGGTCAACCTGCCGGCCAAGGACAAGATGGCCGCACCGGGCTACCAGAACATCGGCAATGCCGACATCCCGGTGGTGCCGCTGGCCGATGACGCCGGCACGGTGCGGGTGATTGCCGGTGAATTCGGCGGCCAGCGCGGCCCGGCCCGCACGCACACGCCGATGGACGTGTGGGACCTGCGCCTGCAGCGTGACAAGCACACCACCCTGCAGTTCGCCGAAGGCCACACCGTGGCGATGGTGGTGCTGCGCGGCACCGTGCAGTTCAACGGCAGCCAGCTTGTCCGCGAAGGCCAGATGGTGCTGTTCGACCGCGCTGCCGGTGAAGTGGAAATGGAAGCCAATGCCGACGCCACCGTGCTGGTGCTGGCCGGCGAGCCGATCGACGAACCCATCGCCGGCTACGGCCCATTCGTGATGAACACGCAGGAAGAAATCCGTCAGGCGATGGACGACTTCAACTCCGGCCGCTTCGGCCAGATCGCAGCGTAACCGCTTCAAGCCCCGCGAGCCCCTCTCCCGTATGCGGGAGAGGGGTTGGGGTGAGGGCAAACGAAGCCAGCACTCGTCAACAACCCGTGCATTTCAACGTTCAACGATGCATTGCAACCGCACCCTCATCCGCCCCTTCGGGGCACCTTCTCCCGGGGGGAGAAGGAAACACCAGGAGTTTTCATGAGCAAGCCCTATACCCGCCTCGACAAGGACAACGTCGCCGTACTGCTGGTCGATCACCAGACCGGCCTGCTGTCGCTGGTTCGCGATATCGACCCGGACAAGTTCAAGAACAACGTGCTGGCACTGGCCGACATCGCCAACTACTTCAAGCTGCCCACTGTTCTCACCACCAGCTTCGAAGATGGCCCGAACGGCCCGCTGGTGCCGGAGCTGAAAGCGCTGTTCCCGGATGCGCCGTATATCGCCCGCCCCGGCCAGATCAATGCGTGGGACAACGAGGATTTCGTCAAGGCGGTCAAGGCCACCGGCAAGAAGCAGCTGCTGGTTGCCGGCGTGGTCACCGAGGTGTGCGTGTCATTCCCGGTGCTGTCGGCACTGGCCGAAGACTTCGAAGTGTTTGTCGTCGCCGATGCCTCGGGCACCTTCAACAGCATGACCCAGCAGGCCGCCTGGAGCCGCATGGAACAGGCCGGCGCGCAGCTGATGACCTGGTTCGGCGTGGCCTGCGAGTTGCACCGCGACTGGCGCAATGACGTGGAAGGCCTGGGCGCGCTGTTCTCCAACCACATCCCCGACTACCGCAACCTGATCAACAGCTACACCAAGCTCACGGCCGGCAAATAAGCCCGCTGCCGGCAACGCGACGCCGCCTGTCCGCAGGCGGCGTTTTTGCATGAATACGCAGGCACTATCCGAAGGTCCAGTTCCGCGCTTCGCCCTTGCCGCGCTACCGTCCCCCGGTTGTTTCCACACGGTAGTAGCCCATGCAATCCACCACCCAAGACACCGCCTCGGCGCGCTTCGCCATCCGCTGCGCGAACTTTGCCGAGCGCTGGTTCCCCGATTCCTGGGTGTTCGCCGCCCTCGCCCTAGCTGCGGTGTCGCTGGCCGCGCTGTCCATCGGCGCCGCGCCTACCGATACCGCCAAGGCCTTCGGTGACGGCTTCTGGAGCCTGATTCCCTTCACCATGCAGATGGCCTTCGTGGTGATCGGCGGCTACGTGGTGGCCTCGTCCGGCCCTGCCTCGCACCTGATTGATCGTTTGGCACGCGTGCCCAACAACGGCCGCACCGCCGTGGCCCTGGTGGCCATCGTGTCGATGACCGCCTCACTGCTGAACTGGGGCCTGAGCCTGGTCTTCGCCGGCCTGCTGGTGCGCGCACTGGCACGCCGCAGCGAGCTGAAGATGGATTACCGCGCCGCCGGTGCCGCTGCCTATCTCGGCCTGGGCGCGGTATGGGCGCTGGGCCTGTCCTCGTCGGCCGCGCAGCTGCAGGCCAACCCGGCCAGCCTGCCGCCGTCGATCCTGTCGATCACCGGCGTCATTCCGTTCACCGAAACCATCTTCCTGTGGCAATCCGGCGTCTTGCTGGCCGCGCTGGTGCTGGTGTCGCTGGTGATCTCCTATGTCACCGCGCCGGCCGCCAACTCTGCACGTGATGCCGCCGATTGCGGTGTGGACGTCACCACCGATGCGGCACCGGCCAAAACCAAGCCCACCCGCCCGGGCGAATGGTTGGAGCACAGCCCGCTGCTGATCCTGCTGCTGGTGGCACTGGCGGCAGGCTGGTTGATCCATGAGTTCAGCACCAAGCCGGCCATCCAGGCCATTTCCGGCCTGAACACCTACAACCTGCTGTTCCTGATGGCCGGCGCGCTGCTGCACTGGCGCCCACGCAGCTTCCTCGATGCCGTGGCACGCGCAGTGCCGTCCACCACAGGCGTGCTGATCCAGTTCCCGCTATACGGTTCCATTGCCGCCATCATGACCACGGTCAACGGCAGCGAAGGCCATAGCGTTGCGCACATCATCTCCACCTTCTTCACCCAGATCGCCAGCCACGACACCTATGCGCTGCTGATGGGCAGCTACTCGGCGGTGCTGGGCTTCTTCATTCCGTCCGGTGGTGGCAAGTGGATCATCGAGGCCCCGTATGTGATGCAGGTAGCCAATGATCTGCATTACCACCTCGGCTGGTCGGTACAGATCTACAACGCTGCAGAAGCGCTACCCAACCTGATCAACCCGTTCTACATGCTGCCGCTGCTCGGCGTGCTCGGCCTGAAGGCACGCGACCTGATCGGCTTTACCTTCGTGCAGCTGCTGGTGCACACACCGCTGGTGTTGCTGCTGTTGTGGGCATTGGGCGCGACGCTGACCTACACGCCCCCAGTAATCCCCTGAAGAAACGAGAGGCCACGCAAAGCGTGGCCTCTTCGCTCATGTAGTGCCGAGCCACGCTCGGCAAAAATCCCGCCCAGCAAGCGCCACCACAAACGACCACCTACTTCCCAGTCACCTGATCACGCCCAGGAATCGGCGTCTCCGTCCCCAGCGCCTCCACCACATACAGACGCTTCACCAAGACAAAGATCACCACCGTCATCGGCGCGGCCAGCAGCACGCCCGGCAAGCCGAACAAGGCACCAATCCCGAACAGGGAAATCAGCAACAAGGCCGGCGGCAGATCCACCGCCCGCTGCTGGATAAGCGGCTGCAGCACATGGCCTTCAATCTGCTGCATCACCACGAACACCGCCAGCGCACCCAGCGCCACCTGCGGGCTGACGGTGAAGCCCAGCAACACCGCCGGGATGGCCGCCAGGATCGGCCCGACGATGGGAACGAAATCCAGCAAGGCGGTGATCAGGCCCAGCCCGAACGCCACCGGCACACCAAGCGCCCACAGGCCCAGGCCGGTCAGCGTTCCCACCACCACCATCGCCAGCAGCTGGCCGCCCAGCCAGGCCCGCAGCGCCGTGCCGCTGGCGTCGAGTGCATCGCCCATCAACGCGCGCCGGTCCTTGGGGAACAGCTTGAGAGTGCCGTTGCGGTAGACCTTGGGCTGTGCGGCCAGATAGATGCCACCAACCACCATCAGCACCATGTCGGTGAGGTTGCCCGAGGCCGACATCGCCAGCGCCCCGGCCTTGGCCGCCCATCCGCTCATGCCGGCGTGCAGCTGATCGATGCCCTGCTTGGCCACCGGCCCCAGCGGGCTGGCATCCAGCCACTCCTTGAAGTGCGCCCAGGCCTGCGGCAGCGATTGCTTCAAGGACTCCATCTCGCCCGCCACCTGCGCACCGAACATCCACATCAGCAGCGCGAAACCCATCACCAGCACGACCAGCACCGCGCCCAGCGCGATACCGTCCGACAGCGGCGTGAAACGGGTGACCAGCCGCACCAGCGAATGCAACAGCACCGCCACCACCACCGCACCGAAGATCACCAGGACCAGGTCCGACAACTGCCAGACCAGCACGGCCAGGCCGACCAGGGCCAGCGTGACCAGTACGCGTGCGACATAAGGCCGCAATGAGGTGGAATATTCCATGGCACATCCGTTCCGGCGACATGCCGGTGATGGAAGTACGTTAGAAAACTGCCTGCGTGCGGGCTGTGATGACAATGGATAAATGCACGCGTGCAGGTTTGAATGATGTGCGTGGTTTCCGTGCGCAAAGGCCCGCCCACGGCAATGACTTCCGCCCCATTGCAAGCCCGCCGACGACCCGCCACGCTGCAGCCAGCCACCTTCAGGAACGGGCCATGACCCTGTCAGCTGCACTGCGTTTGTTCATTGCGGGGATGCTTTGTGTTGCCGGCAACGCGATGGCGGCGCCACCGGATGCGGCCACGCTGCAGGCCATCGAGGCCACCGCTTACGACTATATGGACGGCCAGCTGGAAGGCGATGTGGCGCGGGTGACGCGCGCCCTGCACCCGGACCTGGCCAAGCGGAACATCGTTGCCAATCCGAATGAAACCCTGGGGCTGGGGCGGATGAGCTCGGATGAACTGATCCGCTTTACCCGCGAGGGTGCCTTGAAGACGCCGCGTGCGCGGTGGCAGCGATCGGTCACGGTGCTGCAGGTGGATGAGGATATCGCGACCGTGCGACTGGAAAGCCCGTGGTTCATCGATCATCTGCAGATGGGCCGGTTTGATGGGCGCTGGGTGATCGTCAATGCCTTGTGGCATCGGAAGGTTCGGGGGGGTTGAGTGCTTTTGGGATGGGGCTTTGGGCTCTGCTTGTCAGGAGCTTCCCCCACCCCAACCCCTCCCCCGCAGGCGGGAGAGGGGCTCTACTTCGTTCCGGCTTTGCTTCGTGCCCGCTCTGCTTGAGCCTGGCCTTGCTTCGTTCTCGCCTTTTTATTGAGCTGCCACTGAACAGACTCGGCAAAGCCCGTTATCGTATGCGGCTTCTGCCTGCAGCCCGCCGTGCCCGC from Stenotrophomonas nitritireducens includes these protein-coding regions:
- a CDS encoding OmpA family protein — its product is MRVAVVSLACATVLVAACGRGPSPDKAVVATPETPAAAAPAAAPAGSEVLTAGSIEFPVIPTILVPSIIGSGPAQKRLELSMQSLIDPLAGISVRPANCATDGGLVNESGFTNVDAQGNLERIGGHGVFTIGADGSGQAITGDGVVQVKPDGSGSVVNDAGTFEVEADGSGTYVGEHGTIELDGKGGGNWVGSFGTIANHGDGSGSWVGSDGHIEINADGSGKWIGGPEGIVENRGDGTGTIGAVPREVKMAPLPPLPPAGTFPLLDKFKPSGAPCGYVITLNDKVLFDFDKDAIRPDAGKVLDVLATALGKVPSSAMEIRGHTDAKGSDDYNQNLSERRALAVLAALRERGSATDASAHGYGETQPVAANEVNGKDNPGGRQLNRRVEIFVRT
- a CDS encoding pirin family protein; this encodes MKKISGLYSAPRPHWVGDGFPVRSLFSYNTHGRQLSPFLLLDHAGPAEFSPTDSPRGVGQHPHRGFETVTIVYDGEVAHRDSTGAGGEIGPGDVQWMTAASGILHEEFHSEAFTQRGGKLEMVQLWVNLPAKDKMAAPGYQNIGNADIPVVPLADDAGTVRVIAGEFGGQRGPARTHTPMDVWDLRLQRDKHTTLQFAEGHTVAMVVLRGTVQFNGSQLVREGQMVLFDRAAGEVEMEANADATVLVLAGEPIDEPIAGYGPFVMNTQEEIRQAMDDFNSGRFGQIAA
- a CDS encoding M61 family metallopeptidase yields the protein MFRPAVLGVALMAAMGLAYASPQVADVDARGVKISEAAYPGTIRLEIDATDLGQRVFKVRQTVPVQPGLQRFHYPAWLPGSHSPTGQIEKLAGLVINANGQRLQWVRDPLDVYTFNVQVPEGVSELRMDFQFLSPTDSAQGRTVMTPNMLNLQWNAMLLYPAGHAAHAITYQASARYPQGWDAASALTMASRNGDTVNYAPTNLEILVDSPVFAGRYHRMFELAPAGTRPVRLNVFADRAKDLEAKPEHIEQHRALVTQARKLFGAEHYDHYDFLFAVTNQLGGIGLEHQRSSENSEDRDYFSGWDAKIGSSDLLGHEYTHSWDGKYRRPADLATLNYNVPMQGSLLWVYEGQTQYWGNVLTARAGIRPQEASRDALAMAAATYADNRPGLEWRSLGDTTNDPVIARRKPKPYRGYQMSEDYYQGGQMLWLEADVRLRTLSGGKRSLDDFAKAFFGQNDGQWERPDTYTFDDVAATLEQVQPTGDWSKFLAERVDHRAGLVGGIEAAGWKLVYKDKPSAYFKAMMKGRGANFIYSLGVSLSPAGYVNEVRWDSAAFNAGVGTGMQVLAVNDLQYSADELEEAVRAAKDSKQPVRLLVKEMDVYRTLSIDYHDGLRYPTLERIEGKADYLTPIFSARK
- a CDS encoding AI-2E family transporter, producing the protein MEYSTSLRPYVARVLVTLALVGLAVLVWQLSDLVLVIFGAVVVAVLLHSLVRLVTRFTPLSDGIALGAVLVVLVMGFALLMWMFGAQVAGEMESLKQSLPQAWAHFKEWLDASPLGPVAKQGIDQLHAGMSGWAAKAGALAMSASGNLTDMVLMVVGGIYLAAQPKVYRNGTLKLFPKDRRALMGDALDASGTALRAWLGGQLLAMVVVGTLTGLGLWALGVPVAFGLGLITALLDFVPIVGPILAAIPAVLLGFTVSPQVALGALAVFVVMQQIEGHVLQPLIQQRAVDLPPALLLISLFGIGALFGLPGVLLAAPMTVVIFVLVKRLYVVEALGTETPIPGRDQVTGK
- a CDS encoding nuclear transport factor 2 family protein encodes the protein MTLSAALRLFIAGMLCVAGNAMAAPPDAATLQAIEATAYDYMDGQLEGDVARVTRALHPDLAKRNIVANPNETLGLGRMSSDELIRFTREGALKTPRARWQRSVTVLQVDEDIATVRLESPWFIDHLQMGRFDGRWVIVNALWHRKVRGG
- the ycaC gene encoding isochorismate family cysteine hydrolase YcaC, with the translated sequence MSKPYTRLDKDNVAVLLVDHQTGLLSLVRDIDPDKFKNNVLALADIANYFKLPTVLTTSFEDGPNGPLVPELKALFPDAPYIARPGQINAWDNEDFVKAVKATGKKQLLVAGVVTEVCVSFPVLSALAEDFEVFVVADASGTFNSMTQQAAWSRMEQAGAQLMTWFGVACELHRDWRNDVEGLGALFSNHIPDYRNLINSYTKLTAGK
- a CDS encoding short-chain fatty acid transporter — its product is MQSTTQDTASARFAIRCANFAERWFPDSWVFAALALAAVSLAALSIGAAPTDTAKAFGDGFWSLIPFTMQMAFVVIGGYVVASSGPASHLIDRLARVPNNGRTAVALVAIVSMTASLLNWGLSLVFAGLLVRALARRSELKMDYRAAGAAAYLGLGAVWALGLSSSAAQLQANPASLPPSILSITGVIPFTETIFLWQSGVLLAALVLVSLVISYVTAPAANSARDAADCGVDVTTDAAPAKTKPTRPGEWLEHSPLLILLLVALAAGWLIHEFSTKPAIQAISGLNTYNLLFLMAGALLHWRPRSFLDAVARAVPSTTGVLIQFPLYGSIAAIMTTVNGSEGHSVAHIISTFFTQIASHDTYALLMGSYSAVLGFFIPSGGGKWIIEAPYVMQVANDLHYHLGWSVQIYNAAEALPNLINPFYMLPLLGVLGLKARDLIGFTFVQLLVHTPLVLLLLWALGATLTYTPPVIP
- a CDS encoding LysR family transcriptional regulator, which encodes MQDLNDLYYYAKVVEHGGFAPAGRALGEPKSKLSRRIALLEERLGVRLIQRSTRHFSVTEIGQTFYAHCRAMLVEAEAAAESIEVTRSQPRGVVRVSCPTMLLDFRVAAMVADFMAHCPDVEVHLDATNRRVDVIAEGFDVAIRVRPPPLEDSELVLKVLGERTQCLVAAPSLLDTHGHAQGPADLHLLPSVALGVPQGEHVWRLIGPEGASAEVPHHPRLITRGMTALRAAALAGVGVAQLPTMIVRDALQAGQLVNVAPDWAPPKEIIHAVFPSRRGLLPSVRLFIDHLAASFAALDES